Genomic segment of Campylobacter volucris:
ATGTTAAATAAAAACACCAAAAAGAAAAAAAACAAAATCGATCAAGATTTTATTTTAGAATTAGCAAAGTGGGGAAATAATTTAAATCAAGTAGCTAAGCATTTAAATGCAAAAAAGGGTGGAATTGATAGAGTAGCTTTAGAAATGTTAAGCAAAATAGAAAATCATTTAAAAGAACTTAGGGAAACCATTAAATGATTTGCAAATTCTTTAAAACTCAAAAAGGCGGGGGCGTATCTTCAATAAATTATATGCTAAATGAAAGAGTTAATCAAGGCACAGCAAGAATTTTAAAAGGCGATGAATTTTTAACTAGGGAAATTATTAAATCAATGAGCCAAAAACATAAAACCTGTGTAGGTTGTTTATCTTTTGAAGAAAAAAATATCAAAGAAGAACTAAAAAAAGAGCTAATGGAAAGCTTTGAAAACACTCTTTTAACTCCTGCAATGAAAGGAAATTATAATATCTTATGGATAGAGCATACAGACAAAGGAAGATTAGAATTAAACTTTATAATTCCAAAAATAGCCCTAGAAAGCAAAAAAGCATTTAACCCTTACTACCATACTAGTGATAGTAAAAGAATCGATTTATGGTGTGATTTTGTTAATTTAAACCATAATTTTACAAATCCAAAAGACCCAGCAAAAGAAAATACCCTTCAAGGTAGTAAAAAAGAATATGAACTAATAAAAGACTATGAAGCCCTAGATAAGCTACTTCACAAGCAAGTTGCTAATGAAATTATTAATTCAAGAGAAGAATTAATTAACATACTAGAGCAAAATAACATTGAAGTAACAAGACAAGGAAAAGATTATTTAAGTATCAAATT
This window contains:
- the mobC gene encoding plasmid mobilization relaxosome protein MobC — protein: MLNKNTKKKKNKIDQDFILELAKWGNNLNQVAKHLNAKKGGIDRVALEMLSKIENHLKELRETIK